A genomic window from Phoenix dactylifera cultivar Barhee BC4 chromosome 7, palm_55x_up_171113_PBpolish2nd_filt_p, whole genome shotgun sequence includes:
- the LOC103720424 gene encoding protein YIPF6 homolog isoform X2, with product MSHGGAAPLHHSSQSDIDEIENLINDSVQSGPATVLPACPPSPPRASIPVSSFPFVPSALPPLPFSNKKPPPAPPPHFAVPSFSAGSSPQGIAADGFGPPANTLTEPIRDTVKRDLTRIATNLKLVVFPNPNREDPGKALRDWDLWGPFFFIIFLGLVLSWSASVKKSEVFAVAFAVLAAGAIILTLNVLLLGGHIIFFQSLSLLGYCLFPLDVGALICLLGINVIIKMMVVLVTFSWSSWAAYPFMSTAVSPRRKALALYPVFLMYISVGFLIVAID from the exons ATGTCTCACGGCGGTGCCGCCCCCCTCCACCACTCCTCCCAGTCGGACATTGACGAGATCGAGAACCTCATCAACGACAGCGTCCAGTCCGGCCCCGCTACCGTCCTTCCCGCCTGTCCACCCAGCCCTCCCCGCGCCTCCATCCCCGTCTCCTCCTTCCCCTTCGTCCCCTCCGCCCTCCCCCCGCTACCCTTCTCCAACAAGAAGCCGCCGCCGGCTCCCCCGCCGCATTTCGCTGTCCCGTCCTTCTCTGCCGGATCCTCCCCCCAGGGAATTGCCGCCGATGGATTTGGGCCGCCCGCCAACACGCTGACGGAGCCCATCCGGGACACCGTCAAGAGGGATCTCACTCGGATAGCGACCAACCTGAAGCTGGTGGTGTTCCCGAACCCTAACCGGGAGGATCCGGGGAAGGCGCTCAGGGATTGGGATCTGTGGGGtcccttcttcttcatcatctttcTCGGGCTCGTTCTTTCTTGGTCGGCCTCGGTGAAAAAG TCGGAGGTGTTTGCTGTCGCATTTGCAGTACTTGCAGCTGGTGCTATAATTCTGACGTTGAATGTTTTGCTGCTG GGTGGGCACATAATCTTCTTTCAGAGTCTGAGTCTTCTGGGATATTGCCTGTTTCCTCTGGACGTTGGAGCTCTAATCTGCTTGCTGGGAATCAATGTCATCATCAAGATGATGGTTGTGTTGGTTACATTTTCGTGGAGTTCCTGGGCTGCGTACCCTTTCATGAGCACAGCTGTGTCGCCGCGGCGAAAGGCCCTGGCCCTGTACCCGGTTTTCCTCATGTATATATCCGTTGGCTTTCTGATTGTTGCCATTGATTGA
- the LOC103720438 gene encoding histone H4-like yields MSGRGKGGKGLGKGGAKRHRKVLRDNIQGITKPAIRRLARRGGVKRISGLIYEETRGVLKVFLENVIRDAVTYTEHARRKTVTAMDVVYALKRQGRTLYGFGG; encoded by the coding sequence ATGTCGGGGAGAGGCAAGGGAGGCAAGGGGTTGGGGAAGGGCGGGGCGAAGCGGCACCGCAAGGTCCTCCGCGATAACATCCAGGGCATCACTAAGCCCGCCATCCGCCGCCTCGCGCGCCGCGGCGGCGTCAAGCGCATCAGCGGTCTCATCTACGAGGAGACCCGTGGTGTCCTCAAAGTCTTCCTCGAGAACGTCATCCGCGACGCCGTCACCTACACCGAGCACGCTCGCCGGAAGACGGTCACCGCCATGGACGTTGTCTACGCTCTGAAGCGCCAGGGTCGCACCCTCTACGGCTTCGGCGGTTAG
- the LOC103720439 gene encoding uncharacterized protein LOC103720439: MRRSYPKPSPSTISLILIPLAVLAFICLFLYPKDFELQSLVVTACRPSRSPSSNFIDPVAPKPDFRLLIGILTRADLYERRHLLRLVYSLQPRRATAHIDIRFVFCNLTKEDQRVLVALEILRYDDIIILNCTENMDNGKTYTYFASLPELFDGTNGDDRPYDYVMKTDDDAYLILDNLAESLMNKSREDMYYGFVLPCVSMDPFHDYMSGMGYILSWDLVEWISTSEMVRNRTVGPEDRLTAEWLRDGNKAKNRCTAKPAMYDHPESEPRSFCRHEFVPHTILVHKVKNSLNWARMLEYFNATDGLKPSKFYHIS; encoded by the coding sequence ATGAGGCGTTCCTACCCCAAACCGTCCCCTTCAACCATTTCTCTAATCCTTATCCCCCTGGCCGTGCTAGCTTTTATCTGCCTCTTCCTCTACCCCAAGGATTTCGAGCTCCAGTCCCTCGTGGTGACCGCCTGCCGTCCCTCTCGATCTCCCTCTTCCAATTTCATCGACCCGGTCGCCCCGAAGCCCGACTTCCGTCTCCTCATCGGCATCCTCACCCGCGCCGACCTCTACGAGCGCCGCCACCTTCTCCGCCTTGTCTACTCCCTCCAGCCCAGACGCGCCACCGCTCACATCGACATCCGCTTCGTCTTCTGCAACCTCACCAAGGAGGACCAGCGAGTCCTCGTCGCCCTCGAGATCTTGCGCTACGAcgacattatcatcctcaactGCACCGAGAACATGGACAACGGCAAGACCTACACATACTTCGCCAGCCTCCCGGAACTGTTCGACGGAACCAATGGCGACGACCGGCCTTACGACTACGTCATGAAGACCGACGACGACGCCTACCTGATACTCGATAACTTGGCGGAGTCATTGATGAACAAATCGAGGGAGGACATGTATTACGGATTTGTGCTCCCTTGCGTCAGCATGGATCCATTCCACGACTACATGTCGGGGATGGGGTATATATTGTCGTGGGACTTGGTCGAGTGGATCTCGACGTCGGAGATGGTGAGGAATCGTACGGTCGGGCCGGAGGACAGGTTGACGGCGGAGTGGCTGAGAGATGGGAACAAAGCGAAGAACCGGTGCACGGCGAAGCCGGCGATGTACGACCACCCGGAATCGGAGCCCCGCAGCTTCTGCCGGCACGAGTTTGTGCCGCATACCATTCTGGTGCACAAGGTGAAAAATAGCTTAAATTGGGCCAGGATGCTCGAGTACTTCAATGCCACTGATGGGTTGAAGCCTTCCAAGTTCTACCATATTTCTTGA
- the LOC103720440 gene encoding hydroxyproline O-galactosyltransferase GALT4-like, translating to MERSFPKPSPSTAVLLLLPLFLLILIVLVLYPHESELQSLVTSCRPSRSASFIESATPKPNFRLFIGILTLPDHYERRHLLRLVYSLQPKLTTAHVDIRFVFCNLTNDDQHVLIALEIMRFDDILILDCAESMDDGKTYAYFSSLPKLLNGTNNGGGRPYDYVMKADDDIYIRLQELVESLRNKPREDVYYGRVIQCYETDPYKGYMSGMGYVLSWDLVEWIATSEMVRNHTVGPEDRVMAGWLKDGERGKNRFNEKPAMYNYPEGRLNPCMHEFMPDTVAVHQLKDNSRWARTLKYFNVTHAFKPSTLYHIP from the coding sequence ATGGAGCGTTCCTTCCCCAAGCCATCTCCTTCCACCGCGGTCCTCCTGCTTCTCCCGCTATTCCTCCTAATTCTCATCGTCCTTGTTCTCTACCCCCACGAGTCCGAGCTCCAATCCCTAGTCACCTCCTGCCGGCCCTCTCGAAGCGCCAGCTTCATCGAGTCGGCCACCCCGAAACCCAACTTCCGGCTGTTCATCGGCATCCTCACCCTCCCCGACCACTACGAGCGTCGCCACCTCCTCCGCCTCGTCTACTCCCTCCAGCCCAAACTCACCACCGCCCACGTCGACATCCGCTTCGTCTTCTGTAACCTCACCAACGACGACCAACATGTCCTCATCGCCCTCGAGATCATGCGCTTCGACGACATTCTCATCCTCGACTGCGCTGAGAGCATGGACGATGGCAAGACGTACGCTTACTTCTCCAGCCTTCCAAAACTGCTCAACGGCACCAACAACGGTGGTGGCCGACCTTACGACTACGTCATGAAGGCCGACGACGACATTTATATTAGGCTACAAGAATTGGTCGAGTCATTGAGGAACAAACCGAGGGAGGATGTGTACTATGGGCGTGTGATCCAATGCTACGAAACGGATCCTTATAAGGGTTACATGTCGGGGATGGGGTATGTATTGTCGTGGGACTTGGTTGAGTGGATTGCGACGTCGGAGATGGTCAGGAACCATACGGTTGGGCCGGAGGACAGGGTGATGGCTGGGTGGCTGAAGGATGGAGAACGAGGAAAGAATAGGTTCAATGAGAAGCCGGCCATGTACAACTACCCGGAAGGACGGCTCAACCCCTGCATGCATGAGTTCATGCCGGATACCGTCGCGGTGCACCAGCTCAAGGACAACTCCAGGTGGGCGAGGACCCTCAAGTATTTTAATGTCACTCATGCGTTCAAGCCTTCTACGCTCTACCATATCCCTTGA
- the LOC103720424 gene encoding uncharacterized protein LOC103720424 isoform X1 produces MSHGGAAPLHHSSQSDIDEIENLINDSVQSGPATVLPACPPSPPRASIPVSSFPFVPSALPPLPFSNKKPPPAPPPHFAVPSFSAGSSPQGIAADGFGPPANTLTEPIRDTVKRDLTRIATNLKLVVFPNPNREDPGKALRDWDLWGPFFFIIFLGLVLSWSASVKKGKGAGPSAGVSQVLDRAKVGGVCCRICSTCSWCYNSDVECFAAGWAHNLLSESESSGILPVSSGRWSSNLLAGNQCHHQDDGCVGYIFVEFLGCVPFHEHSCVAAAKGPGPVPGFPHVYIRWLSDCCH; encoded by the exons ATGTCTCACGGCGGTGCCGCCCCCCTCCACCACTCCTCCCAGTCGGACATTGACGAGATCGAGAACCTCATCAACGACAGCGTCCAGTCCGGCCCCGCTACCGTCCTTCCCGCCTGTCCACCCAGCCCTCCCCGCGCCTCCATCCCCGTCTCCTCCTTCCCCTTCGTCCCCTCCGCCCTCCCCCCGCTACCCTTCTCCAACAAGAAGCCGCCGCCGGCTCCCCCGCCGCATTTCGCTGTCCCGTCCTTCTCTGCCGGATCCTCCCCCCAGGGAATTGCCGCCGATGGATTTGGGCCGCCCGCCAACACGCTGACGGAGCCCATCCGGGACACCGTCAAGAGGGATCTCACTCGGATAGCGACCAACCTGAAGCTGGTGGTGTTCCCGAACCCTAACCGGGAGGATCCGGGGAAGGCGCTCAGGGATTGGGATCTGTGGGGtcccttcttcttcatcatctttcTCGGGCTCGTTCTTTCTTGGTCGGCCTCGGTGAAAAAG GGAAAGGGAGCTGGGCCCTCTGCTGGTGTGAGCCAAGTTCTTGACAGAGCAAAAG TCGGAGGTGTTTGCTGTCGCATTTGCAGTACTTGCAGCTGGTGCTATAATTCTGACGTTGAATGTTTTGCTGCTG GGTGGGCACATAATCTTCTTTCAGAGTCTGAGTCTTCTGGGATATTGCCTGTTTCCTCTGGACGTTGGAGCTCTAATCTGCTTGCTGGGAATCAATGTCATCATCAAGATGATGGTTGTGTTGGTTACATTTTCGTGGAGTTCCTGGGCTGCGTACCCTTTCATGAGCACAGCTGTGTCGCCGCGGCGAAAGGCCCTGGCCCTGTACCCGGTTTTCCTCATGTATATATCCGTTGGCTTTCTGATTGTTGCCATTGA
- the LOC103720423 gene encoding uncharacterized protein LOC103720423, which produces MAAELEDEQSSTSGADESDGDDSASLSLCDLPLAGHDESDGPNSSDYRQLSPPQDPFEFFSGNRSAAEQMCSAEDVFLRGMLLPCNPPPSQSYPAKRSDAPAPQNAPFDHRRSESLDGNNQPRRGRDLAAEYRRLRRATSDSDPRTPPPPPPPHPSAMPRSRPKWYLVVFGSVRVPVAMEMKDIRNRQRRRRTPLLAECDGWRSEGGRGPWKLLRSLSCKAAGSTVVASPLSFVSHPARSEHLPGSCLARREFIGAGFPYQPL; this is translated from the coding sequence atGGCGGCGGAGCTCGAGGATGAGCAGTCCTCAACGTCCGGAGCCGACGAATCCGACGGCGACGATTccgcctctctctccctctgcgACCTCCCACTGGCCGGCCATGACGAGTCCGACGGCCCCAATTCCTCCGACTATCGCCAGTTATCTCCTCCTCAGGACCCTTTCGAGTTCTTCTCCGGCAACCGCTCCGCCGCCGAGCAGATGTGCTCCGCCGAGGACGTCTTCCTCAGAGGGATGCTCCTCCCCTGTAATCCCCCTCCTTCGCAGTCGTATCCGGCGAAGAGGAGCGATGCCCCCGCACCCCAAAACGCGCCATTCGATCACAGGCGGTCGGAGTCGCTCGACGGGAACAACCAGCCCCGGAGAGGCAGGGATCTCGCGGCGGAATACCGGAGGCTGAGAAGGGCGACCTCGGACTCGGACCCGAGgacccctccgccgccgccgccgccgcatcCTTCGGCGATGCCGAGGTCGAGGCCGAAATGGTATCTAGTCGTTTTCGGGTCTGTGAGGGTACCGGTGGCGATGGAGATGAAGGACATCCGGAACCGGCAGAGACGGCGGAGAACGCCGCTGCTTGCGGAGTGTGACGGGTGGAGGAGCGAAGGGGGGAGAGGCCCCTGGAAACTTCTCCGGTCACTGAGCTGCAAGGCGGCGGGGAGCACCGTCGTCGCATCGCCGTTAAGCTTCGTCTCGCACCCGGCCCGGTCCGAACACCTCCCTGGGTCCTGTCTCGCCCGGCGAGAATTTATCGGTGCCGGTTTTCCTTATCAGCCCCTATAG